In Corylus avellana chromosome ca8, CavTom2PMs-1.0, the genomic stretch TTCTGGGTAAAATTGTTGAAGCTGTGAAGTTGGTtaacaaaatggaaaagatgGGCTACAAACCTAATACAGTTACCTATGGAACCATAATGAATTGTTTGTGTAAAATAGGCAAGACCAATGAAGCTATTGGGTTGTTtagaaagatggaaaaaaaaaatcttgtacTTGATGTAGTGTTGTATAATACGATCATTGACAGTTTGTGCAAGGATAGATTGGTAACTGAAGCTCTGACTTTTTTCTCTGAAATGACAAGTAAAGGAATTCAGCCAAGCGTTTTCACTTATAGTTCTTTAATTCAGGGCCTATGCAATTTTGGTCGGTGGAAAGAGACAACTAAATTATGGAATGAGATGGTGGAAAGGAAAATCATGCCTGATCTGCATACATTTAACATATTGGTGGACACGCTTGGTAAAGAGGGGAAGTTGAAAGAAGCAAATGAAGTTTTTGATGTGATGATTCAGAGGGGCATAGAGCCTGATACAATTACGTACAATTCCTTGATTGACGGTTACTgtttgcaaaataaaatggATGAGGCTGTCAAAGTATTTAATACGATGGTTCGAAAGGGTTGTTCGCCTTCTATTGTTAGCTATAGCATATTGATCCATGGATAttgtaaaaacaaaagaattgatGAGGCCATGATTCTCTTTCGTGAAATGTCCACGAAGGGAATTTTTCCTGATGTTGTCACTTACAGCAATCTTATCGGAGGGTTTTGCCGAGTTGGGAGAGTCAAGATTGCGTTAGAGCTACTCCATGAGATGCAAGTTTGTGGCCAACATCCCAATGTCCGAACTTGTGCTATATTGTTAGATGGGTTGTGTAAGAATCTACACTTTTCTGAGGCAATGACATTGTTTCAagagatggaagaaaaaaaggtacACCTTGATATTGTGATTTACAGCATTTTGATTCATGGTATGTGCAATGCTAGGAAACTTACGACTGCAAAAGAACTCTTTAATAGTCTTCCTACCAAAGGTTTGCAACCTGATGTTTGGACTTGCAATGTAATGATCAAAGGGCTTTGCAAAGAGGGactattaaatgaagcaagggagttgtttgagaaaatggaagagaacgGTTGTTCACCTAACCATTTCACATATAACACAATCATACAAGGCTTCTTGCAACATAATGAGACATCATGGGTAGTGAAATATCTCAAAATGATGGTTGAGAAGGGTTTTTCCGCAAATGCAACCACTGCAACCATTTTGATCGACTTGTTGTTTACTAATCAAGCAGATAAAACTTTACAAGACTTTTTTAAGAAGTCTGTGTGAAAGCTTTCTACTTCTTTAATGTGTATCACTTTTATGATATAATGCAGTGAATTCTTTATGCATATTTGTAGCTGAGATTGTTTATGCTTTTTGGGGTCATATGGATAGTGGAGTTGGAAACTAATAGGTATAATATTTGGTTAtcacttctttttgttgtttctatTAAGATTTGAGTCCTGTAATGATGTTCATGGTAATGAAGTTACTTGCAGGCTCTTTGTTTCAAATAACTAACTTGTCGCATAACAGCTTGATCATCACTGcacaatcaattttatttttatttttttagaacttTAATATTGATCCATTAAAGGGTATTGGTCATTgtcttttatttcaaaattcctTAGTTATTTGTTTTTGCAAATCCTTCAAGATACCTAAccgtttagatttttttattggcACAAAAGGTCAAACCGTTTAGATTCATTTGTGCTTCATTTTACCCATTTTGCATCTTGACAGATGAAATTAATACGTTTCTATTGGTACAATGAATTCAGGGAATAATAAAgttgtttttcatttgtttcCTATTTGTTATCATGTATTAGAACGCACCGAATAAATTTACCCACCTTAAGTGGGAAACTTAAGGTGGGtaaatttcaaatgaacttCTCTATTTTAAGTGACAATAGGAAATTTGTCTTGTCATTCAGATTAGATTTCATAAATCTAATAGATTATATATTGACACATGATGAATATAATGTCACTGCTATTTAAAAACGATGATTtacaattacaaaataaaatttgaactatGAAATTAATTTGTTCCATTTCGCCTAAAAATGTAGAGTATCATGACCTATTTTCGATTATTCCCTTTGAATCGAAGAAAGTACaatgagaaatagagagaatacTTAATACCCAGTTTGTTAAGTAACTTATGGGCCATAGTGTCCAAATTTTGTATTGTGCATGAGCAAGACCAGAGATATGTCTGATATGTTGAAATTGGGCATTATTTAGCTCAGCCAAAATTCTGTCCACAACAGTAAatactatatgtatatatttttccaatatTCCATGTGATACAtattaaaaacatattataatattaaaaaataaaataaaaaagctctTGCACCCTCTTGTACGTCCACGCCAATATGATTAAAAAACATGGATCAATTTAAAAGATTTTGCTTTTATCAAATCTTAAAGACAAACAAAGAGTACCAAGTTGATTAATCCAAATGAAAGCCGAGAAGTTGACACGTGTGCTTGATATGGTTGATAAAAGACCATCCAAAGTGACATTTTTGACAACTTCGGTATGCTGACAGAACGACGTCGTGTGCCCTGGTGAAAGTTTGTCTAACCTGCTTCTTCTGCTTTTCTTCCGCTACATCAGGAAATGGGTACGACTTCTAAGTCTACAAACtctcttgctttcttcttcaatcattATTCTCATGTAAGGCTTTCTTTCCATGCTCTAAATTTTCATTATTACTGTCGTAGTTGTAGTTCTACCAATAGTGGCGGAGATAATGTGGAAAGCCCCAATCAGTTCTTGAAATTTGTGACAGATAGATGTAGATTATATTCTGGGCGTTTTGATTAATTGCTTCTGTCATTTGAACCAGCTCGAGTTCGGTTTCTCTATCTTAGCAAGAATTTTGAAACTTGGTTTTGAACCAGATTGTATAAATCTAACAACTCTTTTCAATGGGCTCTTTATACAGGGTAGAATTGTTGAAGCTGTGAAGTTGGTTAACAAAATGGCGAAGATGGACTACAAACCTGATATAATTACCTACGGAACGATAATGAATGGTTTTTGTACAATAGGCAAGACCAATGAAGCTATTGGGTTGTTTAGAAAGATGGAAGAAAGAAATCTTGAACTTAATGTAGTGTTGTATAATACAATCATTGATAGTTTGTGTAATGACAGATTGGTAACTGaggctttgaattttttcactAAACTGACAAGCAAAGGAATTCGGCCAAACATTTTCACTTACAATTCTTTAATTCAGGGCCTATGCAATTTCGGTCGGTGGAAAGAGACAACTAAATTATGGAATGAGATGGTGGAAAGGAAAATCATGCTTGATGTGCGTACATTCAACATATTGGTTGACGCGTTTGGTAAAGAGGGGATGTTGAAAGAAGCAAATAAAGTTTTTGATGTAATGATTCAGAGAGGCGTAGAGCCTGATACAATTACGTACAATTCTTTGATTGATTCTTACTGTTTGCAAAATAGAATGGATGAAGCTGTCAAAGTATTTAATACGATGGTTCGAAAGGGTTGTTCGCCTTCTATTGTTAACTATAACATATTGATCCAtggatattttaaaaataaaagaattgatGAGGTGATGAGTTTCTTACATGAAATGTCCACGAAGGGAGTTTTTCCCTATGTTGTCACTTACAACACTCTTATTGGAGGATTTTGCTAAGTTGGGAGACCTAAGACTGCATTAGAGCTACTCCATAAGATGCAAGTTTGTGGCCAACATCCAAATCTCCAAACTTGTGCTATTTTGTTAGATGGCTTGTGTAAGAATCTACACTTTTCTAAGGCAATGATATTGTTTCAagagatggaagaaaaaaaaggtacacCTAAATATTGTGATTTACAGCATTttgattgatggtatgtgtaatGTTGAGAAACTTACGACTGCAAAAGAACTCTTTAATAGTCTTCCTACCAAAGGTTTGCAACC encodes the following:
- the LOC132189502 gene encoding pentatricopeptide repeat-containing protein At1g63080, mitochondrial-like produces the protein MKAEKLTRVLDMVDKRPSKVTFLTTSGRIVEAVKLVNKMAKMDYKPDIITYGTIMNGFCTIGKTNEAIGLFRKMEERNLELNVVLYNTIIDSLCNDRLVTEALNFFTKLTSKGIRPNIFTYNSLIQGLCNFGRWKETTKLWNEMVERKIMLDVRTFNILVDAFGKEGMLKEANKVFDVMIQRGVEPDTITYNSLIDSYCLQNRMDEAVKSYCRIFVHLEFGVLDGCVLIGPPS
- the LOC132189979 gene encoding putative pentatricopeptide repeat-containing protein At1g12700, mitochondrial — encoded protein: MGTTAKSRNSLAFFFNHYCHLRVSFHALNFHYCRSFSATSPNTINSGRDIVESPNQFLKSVRDRCRSRSFRNLDDALGVFDRMLRMRPLPSIVDFNQLLTAIARMKHHSTVISLIKEMELLRIAPNHYTPSILINCFCHLNRVDFGFSILAKILKLGFQPDSIILTTLVKGLCILGKIVEAVKLVNKMEKMGYKPNTVTYGTIMNCLCKIGKTNEAIGLFRKMEKKNLVLDVVLYNTIIDSLCKDRLVTEALTFFSEMTSKGIQPSVFTYSSLIQGLCNFGRWKETTKLWNEMVERKIMPDLHTFNILVDTLGKEGKLKEANEVFDVMIQRGIEPDTITYNSLIDGYCLQNKMDEAVKVFNTMVRKGCSPSIVSYSILIHGYCKNKRIDEAMILFREMSTKGIFPDVVTYSNLIGGFCRVGRVKIALELLHEMQVCGQHPNVRTCAILLDGLCKNLHFSEAMTLFQEMEEKKVHLDIVIYSILIHGMCNARKLTTAKELFNSLPTKGLQPDVWTCNVMIKGLCKEGLLNEARELFEKMEENGCSPNHFTYNTIIQGFLQHNETSWVVKYLKMMVEKGFSANATTATILIDLLFTNQADKTLQDFFKKSV